A single window of Dehalococcoidales bacterium DNA harbors:
- a CDS encoding portal protein, protein MSSKKDRVDEYINKYQTLKGEREASIESIGLDVSEYIVPSRGRFPGDDKKPDRMHGKRGSKIFDPTARNAHSIANNGMHSGLTPPSRPWFKVGLQDEDLGDWGPVKRVFDALQRRLYAQFRRSNFYSCMHSGYGEVLAFANNLIAMREFIQGGFHFKPFTFGEYWWARNERGNVDTVYRTEWMYAIQMIERFGIDKVSSRVRDAMEGRNKKPYLPVELLHVVQPRSDYDPSRKDALNMPYESIWIELGNDRAIVSESGFETFPYAAGSWLLVGSDQYGCDSPGMQILPDVKMLQDLEESSLMATHLELDPSMLVPASLLGSPIRKTAGGVTFYDGQPEGIRRLFEFKFDIAAGEAKAQAVRDRIRHGYYNDIFMMILQNDQKGNVTATQILEMQGEKMLQLGPFVERQEDEILDKLVVFAVERMLKRPWLYDLPPLPEELEGADYKVEYISLLAQAQQMIGIRAIDDTVQFATVAAQITPEILDNYNMDELAQERARLVGLPGSGVRSAEELEQIRKQRAEEQRAMQQAQVGMAAVEGAKKLGDTPYNPEEPSVLTELMSGLGGSA, encoded by the coding sequence ATGAGCAGTAAAAAAGACCGGGTTGATGAGTATATCAATAAGTACCAGACGCTGAAGGGAGAGCGAGAGGCGTCGATAGAGAGCATCGGCCTGGATGTCTCCGAATATATCGTACCGTCTCGCGGGCGATTCCCTGGAGACGATAAAAAACCCGACCGCATGCACGGAAAGCGAGGATCGAAGATATTCGACCCAACCGCTCGAAACGCTCACAGTATTGCCAACAACGGCATGCATTCCGGCCTAACTCCTCCGTCCAGGCCGTGGTTTAAAGTAGGTCTGCAAGATGAGGATCTAGGAGACTGGGGACCGGTTAAGAGGGTTTTTGATGCACTTCAGAGGCGCCTTTATGCGCAGTTTAGGCGCTCGAACTTCTATAGCTGCATGCATTCCGGGTACGGCGAAGTACTGGCGTTTGCGAATAACCTAATCGCTATGCGAGAGTTTATCCAGGGAGGGTTTCATTTCAAGCCGTTTACATTCGGTGAATACTGGTGGGCACGCAACGAACGCGGCAACGTTGATACGGTATATCGTACCGAATGGATGTACGCAATCCAAATGATTGAGCGGTTCGGCATCGATAAGGTATCGAGCCGCGTCAGGGATGCAATGGAGGGGCGCAATAAAAAACCCTATCTGCCGGTAGAGTTGCTGCACGTAGTACAACCCCGCAGCGATTACGATCCCAGCCGCAAAGATGCGCTCAATATGCCCTACGAATCGATTTGGATTGAGCTGGGGAACGACCGGGCTATTGTCAGCGAATCGGGATTCGAAACATTTCCGTACGCGGCCGGGTCCTGGCTGCTGGTCGGATCAGATCAATACGGGTGCGATTCTCCGGGAATGCAGATACTACCGGACGTGAAAATGTTGCAAGACCTCGAAGAGTCGTCATTAATGGCGACTCACCTGGAACTAGATCCCAGCATGCTTGTGCCCGCCTCGCTGCTTGGTAGCCCGATCCGCAAGACCGCCGGAGGGGTGACTTTTTACGACGGACAGCCCGAAGGAATCCGGCGTCTGTTTGAATTTAAATTCGATATTGCAGCCGGAGAAGCGAAAGCTCAGGCGGTTAGAGACCGAATCCGGCACGGGTATTACAACGATATTTTTATGATGATTTTGCAAAACGATCAGAAAGGAAATGTTACCGCAACGCAAATACTGGAGATGCAGGGCGAGAAGATGTTGCAATTAGGTCCGTTCGTCGAGCGGCAAGAAGATGAAATCCTAGATAAATTAGTAGTGTTCGCTGTAGAGCGAATGCTTAAGAGACCGTGGCTGTACGACCTACCGCCACTTCCGGAAGAACTTGAGGGCGCGGATTACAAGGTGGAGTACATCAGTCTCCTCGCCCAAGCGCAACAGATGATAGGTATCAGAGCAATAGACGATACCGTGCAGTTCGCCACAGTCGCCGCGCAGATCACGCCGGAGATTCTGGACAATTACAATATGGATGAACTGGCGCAAGAACGCGCTCGATTGGTCGGCTTGCCCGGTTCCGGTGTAAGGTCGGCCGAGGAACTAGAGCAGATACGCAAGCAGAGAGCGGAGGAACAAAGAGCGATGCAGCAGGCTCAAGTCGGCATGGCTGCGGTCGAAGGGGCCAAAAAACTGGGCGATACCCCCTATAACCCGGAAGAGCCGTCTGTGCTGACCGAGCTTATGTCCGGGCTGGGAGGCAGCGCATGA